GAGCGGAGGCCGCGCCGAGAATCAGGTCATCCCCGGGGCTGCCTCACGCACCGTGACGGAAATCTTCGGCGAACCGGTCGCCGGAGACCTCGATGGCGACGGCACCGCGGACGCGGCACTGCTGCTGGTGCAGCAGACCGGCGGAAGCGGCAGCTTTTTCCACCTCGCCGCGGCGCTGCAGAAGGACCGGAAGTGGCAAGGCAGCAACGCCGTTTTTCTAGGCGACCGCATCGCGCCGCAGGAGCTGTCTGTCCGCAATGGACTGATCATCATCCGCTATGCCGAGCACCGGCCGGGCGAACCCATGGCCGCCGCCCCCACCAGCGCGGTCGAGCGTTATTTCCTGGTCGAAAACGATCTCTTGTTAGAAAGGTTTTTAGAGGGGAAGGGAGCTGCGCCTCGCGAGGGATGGGTGACCATCGGCCACGAGGTGAGAGAAATCCTTCTCTGCGGCGAGGAACAGCCGCGTTGGCTGATGGGCGATTCTCCGGCCTATGGGGACATCCGGGCTGCCCACCGCCAGGCGGCGGCAGACCTGCCTCCCTATGCTCCCGTCTTCATGATTCTCTCGGGAGAGGAGACGCCGGCTCCCGGCGATGGTTTCGGGGCCGACTGCCCCGGCGGTTTTCGTGCCGCGCAGCTGCTGAAGGTAGCGTCCAGAGGCCACTGCAGAAGCGAATGGATCCGGGTAGACGCACCGTCCCCCGGCACTTCCGTGGTCAAGGAGACGATCGAGATCAGCGGCCAGGCCCGGGGTCCATGGTTTTTCGAGGGGGATTTTCCGCTGCTGGTCATCGAGAGGATGGGAAGTGTCGTCGCCCGCCACTACGCCAGCGCCCAGGGTCCGTGGATGACCAGAGGCTGGGTTCCCTTCAGAAGTGTGGTCACCATTTCCCAACCCTACGAGCCGGGGTGGGGCTGGCTGGTATTGAAGAAGGACAACCCCACCGACCGGCGCGAACTCGATGACGAGGTGCGCATCCCTGTTTTCCTGCCGCCGTGAGTCTGACGGAGAGACATCCTGCTGACCGTCTTCGGTCTGATGGAAGATGGAGTCAGCGCCCTTCTCGATTTCTCGGGCACGCTTCGTAACGGAACTATCACCATCGAAGGCACCCTTTCCGCCTAGCGGTCCCTGCGCCTGGGGGACTTTCAGCCGCCAGGCCGGACCGGAAATATTCTGACCGGATTCCGCCGGAAAGCCCGCGTACCTGCTTCTGAAGGTCCAGGTCGCCAGGCAGAACAAAAGAAGGGGTACTTCCGCGATCGCTAAAACCGACGGTACGTAACTCCATGGCGTTCGTCGATTGCGGGGAAAGTACGCTTCCCGCTGCATATGCTTGAAAACGAACAAACCGGTTAGAAAAATGGAAGGTTTCGTTGTAAACTTCAACACTGAGCTTTGTGCTGCAGCTGAACACCCTGTCGATTCCGTCAACCTCCCCTTGCTGATTATGAGGAGACAAGGAAGCCAACCATGACAGAAGCCATCACCCCGCTGACCGCCCGCCCCGCCTGGAGGGCCCTCACCGAACACCACGCCGCCATCCGGGAGCGCCATCTCCGCGAACTCTTCGCCGAGGACCCCGGGCGGGGAGAGAGTCTGGCGGTCGAGGCCGTCGGCCTCTATCTGGACTACTCGAAAAACCGCATCACCGACGAGACTCTTCGGCTCCTCCTGCAGCTGGCCGAGGCATCCGGCCTGCGAGCGCGGATCGACGCCATGTTCCGGGGGGAGAAGATCAATATCACGGAGGGCCGGGGCGTCCTCCACGTGGCCCTGCGCGCCCCCCGGGGGGCGACGATCCTCGTCGACGGCGAGAACGTGGTCCCCGGGGTGCACGCCGTGCTCGACCGGATGAGCGCCTTCGTCAGCCGCGTCCGCAGCGGCGATTGGCGCGGCCATACCGGCAAGCGCATCCGCAACGTCGTCAACATCGGCATCGGCGGCTCCGACCTCGGGCCGGTGATGGCCTACGAGGCGCTCAGGCACTTCAGCGACCGCTCCATGACCTTCCGCTTCGTCTCCAATATTGACGGAACCGACTTCGCGGAGGCGGTCCTCGACCTCGACCCTGCGGAAACCCTCTTCATCGTCTCCTCCAAAACGTTCACGACGCTGGAGACGATGACCAACGCCCGGACGGCTCGGGAGTGGCTGCTCCGGGGGCTGAGAGGCGACGAGAAGGCCGTGGCAAGGCACTTCGTCGCGGTTTCGACCAATGCCGAAAAGGTGGCCGAGTTCGGGATCGACACGGCCAACATGTTCGAATTCTGGGACTGGGTCGGCGGGCGCTACTCCATGGACTCGGCGATCGGCCTTTCGACGATGCTCGCAATAGGCCCGGACCATTTTCGCGCCCTCCTCGACGGCTTCCACCAGATGGACGAGCACTTCCGCACGGCCCCCTTCGAACGCAATCTGCCGGTGCTCATGGGACTCCTTTCCATCTGGTACGTCAACTTCTTCGACGCGCCGACCATTGCGGTTCTGCCGTACGAGCAGTACCTGAAGCGCTTCCCGGCCTACCTGCAGCAGTTGACGATGGAGAGCAACGGCAAGCGTGTCACGCTCGACGGGGTCGAGGTCGACTACCAGACCAGCCCCATCTACTGGGGAGAACCGGGGACCAACGGACAGCACTCTTTCTACCAGCTGATTCATCAGGGAACCCGGCTCATCCCCTGCGACTTCATCGCTTTCCACAAGTCGCTCAACCCCATGGGGCGGCATCACGACCTGCTCCTCGCCAACGTCTTCGCCCAATCCGAAGCCCTGGCCTTCGGCAGGACCCCAGAGGAAGTCAGGGCCGAGGGGACGCCGGACTGGCTCGTGCCCCACCGGGTTTTCACCGGAAACCGCCCCTCGAACACGATCCTCGCCGAGCAGCTCACCCCGGAAATCCTCGGCAAGCTCGTGGCGCTGTACGAACACTGCGTGTACACCCAGGGGGTGATCTGGAACATCAACCCCTTCGATCAGTGGGGGGTGGAGCTTGGGAAGGCGCTCGCCCAGCGCATCATCCCGGAACTCGAGAGCGAACAGGAGCCCGCGCTCGATCACGACGGCTCGACCAACGCCCTGATCCGCCGTCACCGGAAGATCGGGAAGAGGAGCAAAGGATGAAGTTGCATGAACTCGCCGGAAAGCAGGCCGCGGACTCGCCCCCTTTATCGTGCAATCCGCCACCGTTGCCAGAAGCGGGAACCCCGGGAGGAAAGCCATGATCGAAGGTTTGTGGACGGCTCAGGTCAGATCGAATGTCAGCAACATCAGCCAGGGCTTCGGGGTGCTGATTTTGCGCGACGGCCGCATCTACGGCGGCAATTCCCTCTTTTACCATGTCGGCAGCTATACCTTGGACGGAGAGACCGTCAGAGGTGAAATCGTTATGAAGCATTATGGCGCCGATCCGCTGACGATCTTCGGACTGGTGGAAGAGGGAGCCAGCGCTCTCCTCGATTTCTCCGGCAGGATCGGTGACGGAACCATCACCCTTCAAGGCACCCTTTCCGGCCAGCCGTCCCTGCGTCTGGAAGGGACACTCACCCGCCAGGCCGGACCGGAAATTTTCTGACGAATGATTTAGGCATCGTCCCGGTCGAAGCATCAGTCACCATTTCTCGATTTCGAAAGACGGCATATCATCCCGAGGACGATATATCGTCCTGACAGCCCTCCACTGCCAACCCTCCATGCCTCTGCCCTTCTGATTTCCTCAATTTTATTCTTCACTTGAAAGCAAACCGCGGCGCCCCGAGATCTGGCATGGAAATCGGAAGATCAAAAGTATGGGCGGGACAGAAGATTTGGCCTTAGGAGCAAAGGATGACAATGCATGAACTCGCCGGAAAACCGGCGCCGCGATCGATACTGGCGAACATCCCGCGACTGGTCTCGGCCTATTACACGCATGCGCCGGATGCCTCAGACCCGGAGCAGCGGGTCGCCTTCGGAACCTCGGGGCACCGGGGATCGTCGCTCCGGAAGAGTTTCAACGAGGCGCA
This genomic interval from Desulfuromonas sp. TF contains the following:
- a CDS encoding Gmad2 immunoglobulin-like domain-containing protein, with the translated sequence MLHLRLLYPLTLLMVCGCVGLPPEQPKAATVGQAAEADSPASATYRIAGRFVSLSGGRAENQVIPGAASRTVTEIFGEPVAGDLDGDGTADAALLLVQQTGGSGSFFHLAAALQKDRKWQGSNAVFLGDRIAPQELSVRNGLIIIRYAEHRPGEPMAAAPTSAVERYFLVENDLLLERFLEGKGAAPREGWVTIGHEVREILLCGEEQPRWLMGDSPAYGDIRAAHRQAAADLPPYAPVFMILSGEETPAPGDGFGADCPGGFRAAQLLKVASRGHCRSEWIRVDAPSPGTSVVKETIEISGQARGPWFFEGDFPLLVIERMGSVVARHYASAQGPWMTRGWVPFRSVVTISQPYEPGWGWLVLKKDNPTDRRELDDEVRIPVFLPP
- the pgi gene encoding glucose-6-phosphate isomerase — its product is MTEAITPLTARPAWRALTEHHAAIRERHLRELFAEDPGRGESLAVEAVGLYLDYSKNRITDETLRLLLQLAEASGLRARIDAMFRGEKINITEGRGVLHVALRAPRGATILVDGENVVPGVHAVLDRMSAFVSRVRSGDWRGHTGKRIRNVVNIGIGGSDLGPVMAYEALRHFSDRSMTFRFVSNIDGTDFAEAVLDLDPAETLFIVSSKTFTTLETMTNARTAREWLLRGLRGDEKAVARHFVAVSTNAEKVAEFGIDTANMFEFWDWVGGRYSMDSAIGLSTMLAIGPDHFRALLDGFHQMDEHFRTAPFERNLPVLMGLLSIWYVNFFDAPTIAVLPYEQYLKRFPAYLQQLTMESNGKRVTLDGVEVDYQTSPIYWGEPGTNGQHSFYQLIHQGTRLIPCDFIAFHKSLNPMGRHHDLLLANVFAQSEALAFGRTPEEVRAEGTPDWLVPHRVFTGNRPSNTILAEQLTPEILGKLVALYEHCVYTQGVIWNINPFDQWGVELGKALAQRIIPELESEQEPALDHDGSTNALIRRHRKIGKRSKG
- a CDS encoding GrlR family regulatory protein, giving the protein MIEGLWTAQVRSNVSNISQGFGVLILRDGRIYGGNSLFYHVGSYTLDGETVRGEIVMKHYGADPLTIFGLVEEGASALLDFSGRIGDGTITLQGTLSGQPSLRLEGTLTRQAGPEIF